The Stigmatella aurantiaca DW4/3-1 genome contains the following window.
AGGGCAACATCGTGGTGCTGCGCGGCATCCCCACCACGCTCGACAACGAGCGCATGGATGCGTTCAACGCCGTGCTGAAGAACCACCCAGACATCAAGATTCTGGATGCCAAGTACGGCAACTGGAACCGGGACGATGCCTTCAAGGTGATGCAGGACTACCTGACGCGCTTCAAGCAGATCGACGCCGTGTGGGCCGCGGATGACGACATGGCGGTGGGCGTGCTCAAGGCCATCGAGCAGTCCCAGCGCACGGACATCAAGGAAGTGTTCGGCGGCGCGGGCTCCAAGGGCATGGTTCGCACCATCATCGAGGGCAGCAACAAGCTCATCCAGGCCGACGTCTCCTACTCGCCCAAGTTCATCTACGACGCCATCAAGCTGACGGCCGAGGCGCGCCTGAAGGGCGAGAAGCTGCCGGCCAACACGATCATCCCCTCGGTGTTGATCACCAAGGAGAACGCGAAGGACTTCTACTTCCCGGACTCGCCCTTCTAACGCCCCACGCCCCTCAGGACACCGCCATGCCGAGACCTGTCACGCTGTTCACCGGCCAATGGGCCGATCTGCCGCTCTCCGAACTCGCACCGCTGGCCCGGCGAATGGGCTACGACGGCCTGGAGCTGGCCTGCTGGGGCGACCATTTCAACGTCCAGGAGGCGCTCGCCTCCACCGCCTATGTGAAGAACAAGCGGGCCCTGCTCGAATCCCACGGCCTGAAGTGCTTGGCGATCGGCAACCACCTGGTGGGCCAGGCGGTGTGCGACCTGATCGACGAGCGGCATCAGTCCATCGTCCCCGCGCACGTGTGGGGCGATGGCAGCCCGGAGGGGGTACGCCAGCGCGCGGCCCAGGAGATGAAGGACACGGCGCGGGCCGCCGCCGCCTTCGGGGTGAAGACCGTCACCGGCTTCACCGGCTCCTCGGTGTGGCACGCCACCTACGCCTTCCCGCCGACCTCGCAGGCCTTCTGGGACAAGGGCTTCGCCGACTTCGGGCAGCGCTGGACGCCGATCCTCGACACGTTCGAGGCGCACGGCGTCCAGTTCGCCCTGGAGGTGCACCCGACGGAGATCGCCTTCGACATCGCCTCGGCCCAGCGCGCCATCGAGGCGGTGAAGGGCCACCGCCGCTTCGGCTTCAACTTCGACCCCAGCCACCTGGGCTACCAGGGCGTGGACTACGTGAAGTTCCTCCGCACGTTCACCGATCGCGTCTTCAACGTGCACATGAAGGACGTGTGGTGGGGCCGGGGCGATGGCACCGTGGGCGTGTTCGGCGGCCACACGAGCTTCGGGGATCCCCGCCGCTTCTGGGACTTCCGCAGCCTCGGCCGAGGCATGGTGGACTTCGAGTCCATCATCGTCGCGCTCAATGACATCGGCTATGCCGGCCCCTTGAGCGTGGAGTGGGAAGACAGCCGGATGGACCGGGTGCACGGGGCCACCGAGAGCGCGGCCTTCTGCAAGCGGCTCGACTTTCCCGCCGCGGCGGGCGCCTTCGATGCCGTGTTCGACAAGGACAAGCAAGCGCGGGTGGGCGGATGAGCCCCCGGCCCGAGCGCAAGCTGCGGTATGCGATGGTCGGAGGGGGGCGCGACGCATTCATCGGCGCGGTGCACCGGCACGCCATGGCCCTGGATGGGCAGATGGAGCTGGTGGCCGGCGCGCTCTCGTCCAATCCAGACAAGGCGCGCGCCTCGGGCCGGGACCTGGGGCTGGCCCCGGATCGCAACCATGGCCGGTGGGAGGACCTGCTGGCCGATGAGGTGACGCGCCCCGTGGAGGAGCGCATCGACTTCGTCTCCATCGTCACGCCCAACCACATGCACT
Protein-coding sequences here:
- a CDS encoding sugar phosphate isomerase/epimerase family protein, with translation MPRPVTLFTGQWADLPLSELAPLARRMGYDGLELACWGDHFNVQEALASTAYVKNKRALLESHGLKCLAIGNHLVGQAVCDLIDERHQSIVPAHVWGDGSPEGVRQRAAQEMKDTARAAAAFGVKTVTGFTGSSVWHATYAFPPTSQAFWDKGFADFGQRWTPILDTFEAHGVQFALEVHPTEIAFDIASAQRAIEAVKGHRRFGFNFDPSHLGYQGVDYVKFLRTFTDRVFNVHMKDVWWGRGDGTVGVFGGHTSFGDPRRFWDFRSLGRGMVDFESIIVALNDIGYAGPLSVEWEDSRMDRVHGATESAAFCKRLDFPAAAGAFDAVFDKDKQARVGG
- a CDS encoding substrate-binding domain-containing protein translates to MKSVLRQLAVGAVTLLLSSSALAQEPNKVNLGVAIPAATHGFTGGIVWWANQAKKELEKNHPGLKITVKTAANAPEQANQLQDLLTVNKINALVIFPFESASLTKPVAQVKGKGVYVTVVDRGLTDTRAQDAYVAGDNTAFGKLPAEYLAKRLNGKGNIVVLRGIPTTLDNERMDAFNAVLKNHPDIKILDAKYGNWNRDDAFKVMQDYLTRFKQIDAVWAADDDMAVGVLKAIEQSQRTDIKEVFGGAGSKGMVRTIIEGSNKLIQADVSYSPKFIYDAIKLTAEARLKGEKLPANTIIPSVLITKENAKDFYFPDSPF